Genomic window (Coraliomargarita sinensis):
GCCAGCGTCCTTGGTGGCCCCTACCTGCTCGGCAAGGAACTTGCGAAGTGCCTTGGCACTCATGAAAGTGCCGTCGAGCACTTCATCCGCCTGCAAAGTCAGACCATCCTTGAGGACAGTCGTGCCCGCTTCGGAAACGAGCTCGATCTTCGCCGTGGTGGCTTCGGGGATCGTGACCGACTTTTCATTCCCGAAGAAATCATTGCCCGGCATACTGGAGACGACCGACTTGGAATCAGCAGACCACTCCCCCATGCGGTGTGGGTGCTTCTTGGCGTATTGCTTGACCGCAGAAGCGGCGCGGCGGTCGGAGTTCCCCTCACGCAGCACCGGATTGACCGCACTTCCCTTGACCTTGTCATAGCGCAATTTGATTTCTTTCTCCTCTTCATTCTTCGGGTCCCCGGGGTAGTCGGGCAGTTTGTAGCCCTGCACCTGAAGCTCCTTGATGCAGGCCCGCATCTGCGGAATGGAGGCGGAAATATTGGGAAGTTTGATGATATTGGCTTCCGGTGTCTTCGCCAGCTCACCCAGTTCGGCAAGGGCATCGGATATCTTCTGCTCTTCCGTCAGATAGTCCGGAAAGTTGGCAAGAATACGCCCAGCCAGGGAAATATCACGCGTTTCAACGGAAACTCCGGCAGCTGCCGTGTAGGCGCTGATTATCGGCAACAGGGAGTGTGTCGCCAGCGCCGGTGCCTCGTCAGTAATTGTGTAGAGAATCTTCTCTTTATCGCTCATTGGAATTATTTATGTGTGTGTATTATCCGAGCTTGGAACAAAAGCGTGTCAGACGCTCCAAGCCCTTTTCGATGACTTCATCCGAAGTGGCATAACTCAGCCGCATGTAGCCGGGCGCACCAAAGCCCTCCCCCGGGACCACAGCCACCTTCTCTTCTTCAAGAATCTTGCTGGCAAAATCGTGAGCCGAAAGTCCGAAGGCATCCATTTTCGGGAAGAGGTAGAAGGCACCCTGGGCACGCGCACACTCGATGCCGTCGATCGCATTCAGACCCTCGAGCAGGAAGAGGCGACGACGATCGAATACTTCGAGCATGCCCTTGACCGCTTCCATGGACTTATCCCACTGCTGCATCGCCGCCAGTGCTCCGTATTGGGCAAAGGTGGTCGCATTCGAGCTGGTCTGACTCTGAATACTGGCTACGGCCTTGGCAATCGGTGCCGGAGCCATCAGCGTGCCCAGACGCCAGCCGGTCATGGAGAATGTCTTGCTGAAGCCAGCCACGGTGATCACCGAATCGGCTGCTTCCTTGGAGAAAGACGCAGGACTCACATGCTCCACACCGTCATAAAGGAGATACTCATAAATCTCATCGGACATGATGTAGATTCCAGCTTCGATCGCAACCTGCGTGAGCGCCTCGAGTTCGTCACGGGTGTAAACCGTGCCGGTCGGATTGGACGGGCTGTTGAGCACAACCAAGCGGGTCTTGGGCGTAATCGCCTCGCGAAGCTGTTCAGGCGTGATTTTGAATTCGCTTTCCTTGCCTGCGAAGATCGTCTTGGGAGTGCCCCCGGCAAGCTTCACCATTTCAGGATAGCTTACCCAGAATGGTGCGGGAATGATGACCTCGTCACCGGGGCTGACCACTGCCATGATAGCGAGACTACAGGAATACTTGCCTCCGGGGCTGACAACCACCTGAGACGGCTCAACACCCTCGACTTTATTGTCTCTCACATATTTTTCAGCGATCGCCGCCCGTAGATCAGGTATGCCGGGCGCCGGCGCATACTTGGTCTTACCCTCAGCCAGCGCCTTGGCGCAGGCCTCCTTGATGAACTCAGGCGTATCAAAGTCCGGTTCCCCGGCTCCGAACCCACAGACGTCTTCGCCGGCGGCTTTGAGTTCTTTGGCTTTCGCATCGACGGCCAGAGTCGGTGAAGGTGTGATGTTTCTGGCCCAGGTGGATAATTTGGCTTCTTTTGACATAAGTAATAAAAAACGCTCTTGTAGCGTCCACCTTAGGAAGATGGAACCACAAGAGCGCAGGAATTAAGACTTCTGCCTAGGCAAAAGCAAGCCTAGCCTAATAATCTCGAAAGGCGGGCTATTTCTTCTTAGCCTTTTTAGCTACTTTCTTTTTGGCTGCCTTCTTTTTAGGAGCTTTTTTGGCCGCCTTTTTCTTAGCTACCTTTTTCTTGGCGGCTTTTTTCTTGGCTGGCTTCTTCGCTACCTTCTTTTTGACGGCTTTTTTCTTAGCAGCTTTCTTAGCGACCTTCTTTTTGGCCGCCTTCTTGGCTACCTTTTTCTTAGCAGCTTTTTTAGCGACCTTTTTCTTGGCCGTTTTCTTGGCTGCCTTCTTTTTGACCGCCTTCTTAGCTGCCTTTTTCTTGGCTGGCTTTTTAGCTACCTTCTTCTTGGCGGCTTTTTTCTTAGCAGCTTTTTTGGCGACTTTCTTCTTGGCCGGTTTATTGGCTACTTTCTTTACTGGCTTTTTAGCCACCTTCTTTTTAACAGCCTTTTTCTTGGCTGGTGCTTTGCGAACTACCTTTTTAGGAGCCGCCTTTTTCTTGGTTGCTTTTTTCTTAGGCATAGTGGTTTCAGGGTTAAAGTCCGGAAGTTCGGACGGTAGAGAATCCAATGCAGCCCGGAGTAACTCCCCCAGGCTGACTTTCTTTTGCTTACTCAAGCGTACAAGATGCTGACGTGACTTGTCTGACAATCGAACCGACACCTGTTGATGTCCCTGCGAGCCAAGGTTCAATTCAGACACTTTCAAAGTGCTAACCGCATACCGAATAACCTCACTTAATGATCGTGCACCGGTTCGGCGCTGAAGCTTCTTCAACTTCTCGAGGAGGTCTTGTTGAAGATCAAATGTTAAGGGGCTCGTTTTTCCACTACTCATAAGTAGTCGCTTCGCGATGGTCACAAAGCTGAATTGGGTAATGATTAAGTCAATACAAAATCATAACTTACAAAAGCTTCAAACGCGTGTGTTCTTTTTATGAAAACGCCGACCATAAAAACTCAGCTACGATGTCGCTGACATATTATCATCAACATATCGTAGATGTCGCATAACATAAGATATGTTTTCACTTACTTTCTATCGCAACAGACACTGGATGCAGGCGCTTCGACATCTTCTTCCGGAAAATCAAAAAGTTTTTCATCCAAACGAAGCCCGACACTGGCATCCACAACGTTGAAGGTTGTTCTGTCTTCGCTCGGGTAATCGATCAACGTGATCCGTTTTACGATGTATTGTTCTTGGACCTTCTTGATGCTTTCGACCGCAAACTTGGAGCGCACCGTTTCGTCTTCATCAATCACTTCAACTCGCCAAAGCGCATTATATGTATCGTCCAGCGAAACACGCACACCTTTGATACCCTGCCGTTCACTTTCGGACCCTTCCGGAGGAATCATTAGAAATTCCTGGGCAACCCGGCTGGCCCCGACCAGCGAAGGTCCCTGATAGATGAATTCCTCCCAATAGATGAAAGGCATTTGCAGATCGAAAACCGAATAGACCAGACCGGGTAAGAGCGGTTCAAAGAGTGCCTCCCCCTCAACGGGTGAAAACTCTTCTGAATCATCGTTCCGCATCCAGGCGCTGGGTTTCGGGCCGTTCTGGACAATTATTTCTACCGGCGCGGTGGCGGCTCCCTCTTCGGCATCTCCGGGTAGAATCTTAAAGCGCGTCACCGCACCCTGCTCATTCCAGGAGCCCCACATAATTCCGTCGTATCGAACCGTACGCGCCCGACGCGGTTTATGCTCGAGCTGAAATTCAAAAACATAATCGCCCTGCAGTCGCTGCTGACGAAAGGCTTCAAGGCGCCGCCCCCCTTCTTCCTGGTCGATTCGCTCCATTCCCGGTTTCACCACATTGCTCGACGGGCGCTGAGCATTCGACGGCAAGAGGGCAAAGAAAAGGCCAACCACTGCGAAAACGCAGTGCGTTGGCCTTAAGGAAGAAGATTTCGGATAAAGATTTTTGAGATACATTAATTCTTTTCGGGCGAAGCCTCGGCTGCTTCGGCATCAACGGCTTCGGTCACTTCAGCCGCTGCGGCTTCAACTTCTTCCGTAACTGACTCGATAACACCCGCCTCGGTTCCATCTTCAGCAGCATTATTCATTACTCCGGTGACAGTCTCTGCACCTTCGTCCGTTTCGGTCTCGCCAGCAGTGATCAGAGTTTCGGCATCGACTTCCTGAATTTTATCAGCCGCTTCGGCCTGATAGAGCAGATACAAGCCAAGCGCCACGACAAAGAAAGCGACGATACCGTAGATCGTACCTTTCATCAGGATGCTGTTGGTCTCGGAACCGAAAGCGGACTCGGCTGCGCCACCACCAAGGGCTGCGCCCATGCCACCGCTTTGGCTGGTGCGCTGCATAAGCACGACCAAAATGACAAATGCCGAGATCAGCAGAAGAACAAGAGTGAGAAGACTGATTAAGAGAGTGCCCATAATTAAGACGGGGAATTTGAAAAAGGGACGTAACATGCCGAGCGGGGCGGCGAGTTCAAGCGAGAAATTGGATTGCACGCATCTAGTCTGCCGTTGATCGTCACGGGATATGACCAAGTTCAACTATGATTTTGACCACTGCCCGGACCGGAACGGCCTCGGGAGCCTGAAATGGGACAAATACAAGGGCAGCGATATCCTCCCCCTCTGGGTGGCGGATATGGATTTTGTGGCGGCACCGGAGATCGTGTCGGCGCTTCAGGAGCGCCTGGACCACGGTGTTTTTGGCTACACCATCCCCCACGAAGGACCCATTGAGGCGGTCATCAACTATCTGGACCGCCAGCATAACTACAGTGCAAAAGCCTCCTGGCTGAATTTTCTTCCGGGGCTGGTGCCTGCGATCAACCTCTGCGTCCACGCATTCACCAAACCGGAGGAGTCGGTCATGACCGCGACTCCGGTCTATCCGCCTTTCCTCAGTGCGCCCGACTATGCCGGACGTGAATTGATAAAAGTCCCCCTCTGCCTCGACAAGCAGGATCGCTGGACGCTCGATATCGAGGCCATGGAAGCGGCCGTAAAACCGCATACCCGCCTTTTGGTTCTATGCAGCCCGCACAATCCAGTCGGGCGGGTCTTCAACAAAGAGGAACTCATTGAACTGGCCGACTTCTGTGAGCGGCACGACTTAATCCTGATCTCCGACGAAATTCACTGTGATCTCGTGTTCGACCAGAGCGTCAAACACACCGTGACAGCGACGCTCAATGAATCCATTGCCAAACGCACGGTTACTTTGATGGCTCCCAGCAAGACCTACAACCTGCCGGGTCTGGCCTGTGCTTTTTCCGTGATCGAGGACCCGCAGCTGCGCACCCAGTTCCGCAATACTACTCGGGGGATCATCACCGAAGTGAATTGCTTCGGCTACGCGGCCTGTCAGGCTGCATACAATCATGGTGAGCCCTGGAGGCAGGAATTGCTTCGCTATCTTCGTGGCAACTACGAACTGGTTTACGATTTCATTAAGCGAGAGCTGCCCCAGATTACCTTTCGACCGATGGAGTCGACCTACCTCGCCTGGTTTGACGTGAGTGGACTCAAACTGGATAAGCCGACGCAATTTTTCGAGCAGCATGGGGTTGGCCTTTCGGATGGTGTGCCTTTCGACGGCAAAGAACACTTGCGCCTGAACTTCGGCTGCCCGCGCGCAAGACTGGAGGAAGGACTGCAACGCATGAAATCAGCCGTTGATACGCTCTAGTTTGGCCATGGACGCAGTTCGTTTGGACAAGTGGCTCTGGGCCGTTCGTGTTTACAAAACACGAACGGATGCCGCCGATGCCTGCCGGGGCTCGGCCGTGCGCGTGAATGGAAACATCGCCAAGCCCTCGGCCAAACTTCGTGCCGGCGATACGGTCGTGGCCCGGACCAAAGCCCTCACCCGCACACTGCATGTGCTGGATCTCACGGAAAAGCGGATCGGTGCGGCGCTGGTATCTGAATACCTCGAGGACCGGACGCCCGAAAGTGAATATGAAGCAGCCCGGGAAAAACGAGATAATGCGCGCTTATTCTCTCACAAGGGACAAGGACGCCCGACTAAGAAGGACCGGCGGGACATCGAGAAATTAATCGGACCGGACTACTGAAAATGGCTTACGAGGAGATTGACTACGAGCCGTCCGAATTGCCGCTGACCGGAAAGGTTCGGGCGCTGGTTGATGCGGCGGAAAAACGCTTTGAAGCCTTCTATGCGCAAAAGCTCAACAAACGCTACCCACGCTACATCGCCAGTGAGCCGGCGCAGGTATATGCAGCGCTGCGGTGGGTCTCCGAGCGCGGGCTGACTCCCGGTGAAAAATTCATCGAATGGGGCAGCGGATTCGGCATCGCAACCGGCATGGCCGCCCTGCTCGACTACGAGG
Coding sequences:
- a CDS encoding MalY/PatB family protein — its product is MTKFNYDFDHCPDRNGLGSLKWDKYKGSDILPLWVADMDFVAAPEIVSALQERLDHGVFGYTIPHEGPIEAVINYLDRQHNYSAKASWLNFLPGLVPAINLCVHAFTKPEESVMTATPVYPPFLSAPDYAGRELIKVPLCLDKQDRWTLDIEAMEAAVKPHTRLLVLCSPHNPVGRVFNKEELIELADFCERHDLILISDEIHCDLVFDQSVKHTVTATLNESIAKRTVTLMAPSKTYNLPGLACAFSVIEDPQLRTQFRNTTRGIITEVNCFGYAACQAAYNHGEPWRQELLRYLRGNYELVYDFIKRELPQITFRPMESTYLAWFDVSGLKLDKPTQFFEQHGVGLSDGVPFDGKEHLRLNFGCPRARLEEGLQRMKSAVDTL
- the secG gene encoding preprotein translocase subunit SecG, whose product is MGTLLISLLTLVLLLISAFVILVVLMQRTSQSGGMGAALGGGAAESAFGSETNSILMKGTIYGIVAFFVVALGLYLLYQAEAADKIQEVDAETLITAGETETDEGAETVTGVMNNAAEDGTEAGVIESVTEEVEAAAAEVTEAVDAEAAEASPEKN
- a CDS encoding pyridoxal phosphate-dependent aminotransferase yields the protein MSKEAKLSTWARNITPSPTLAVDAKAKELKAAGEDVCGFGAGEPDFDTPEFIKEACAKALAEGKTKYAPAPGIPDLRAAIAEKYVRDNKVEGVEPSQVVVSPGGKYSCSLAIMAVVSPGDEVIIPAPFWVSYPEMVKLAGGTPKTIFAGKESEFKITPEQLREAITPKTRLVVLNSPSNPTGTVYTRDELEALTQVAIEAGIYIMSDEIYEYLLYDGVEHVSPASFSKEAADSVITVAGFSKTFSMTGWRLGTLMAPAPIAKAVASIQSQTSSNATTFAQYGALAAMQQWDKSMEAVKGMLEVFDRRRLFLLEGLNAIDGIECARAQGAFYLFPKMDAFGLSAHDFASKILEEEKVAVVPGEGFGAPGYMRLSYATSDEVIEKGLERLTRFCSKLG
- a CDS encoding RNA-binding S4 domain-containing protein → MDAVRLDKWLWAVRVYKTRTDAADACRGSAVRVNGNIAKPSAKLRAGDTVVARTKALTRTLHVLDLTEKRIGAALVSEYLEDRTPESEYEAAREKRDNARLFSHKGQGRPTKKDRRDIEKLIGPDY